A window from Streptomyces sp. NBC_00335 encodes these proteins:
- a CDS encoding NADH-quinone oxidoreductase subunit 5 family protein, whose translation MSTPTLAVLVPLLPFLGALAGLLLGRTAPGFVKPLAVLPTLAAAVLAVLVAFRQAGGKAIDTATELTPTGSVPIELSLHLDGFAVMVAVLVGVVATCVQIYSTAYLREDPRYPSYAALVSLFTSAMLLVVYSGDLMVLLVGWEIMGICSYFLVGHYWETEAARSASLKAFLVTKLGDVPFLIGLFALATDAGSFRITKILGTVAAGGLDHPTLIALLLLAGVAGKSAQFPLHTWLPDAMAGPTPVSALIHAATMVAAGVYFVARLLPVFAASRAALVVLAVMAAVTMVGSALAALAQDDIKRVLAYSTIGQLGYMTGALAVGDRAAAVFHLLSHGAFKALLFLGAGVIIHAAGTNSLAAMSRMDGLAKRIPDAFWTMTIALLALAAFPPFAGFFSKEAVLVAAEHTAGGHSEFAPSAAGWVVLVAGVLTALLTAAYATRLWLMAFRGRGAAAPDHGKEPVAMTGVLWLLAVPSVGFGLLAGPLSDFFDGRELTPSLTTSVLGTGAAAVGAVLTYALWQRAKAQAALAPAGPAGAPATAGAPATATVSASAAVSAAVAAAESAAESPEVGQVTHDHPVVSTAPAADPGRALLGPLHRHAAVGFHLDAVYDRLFVRPVRAAAALVRFLDREVVDSYVRGAGLGPRLLGGLVRRAQTGNVQSYLSALLAGAVVLAIATAVLANVNAGS comes from the coding sequence GTGAGCACCCCGACCCTCGCCGTACTGGTCCCCCTCCTGCCCTTCCTGGGCGCGCTGGCGGGACTGCTGCTCGGCCGCACCGCCCCCGGCTTCGTCAAGCCGCTCGCCGTCCTGCCGACGCTGGCCGCCGCCGTCCTCGCGGTCCTGGTCGCCTTCCGCCAGGCCGGCGGCAAGGCGATCGACACGGCGACCGAGCTGACCCCGACCGGCTCCGTGCCCATCGAGCTCTCGCTCCACCTGGACGGCTTCGCCGTCATGGTGGCCGTCCTCGTGGGCGTCGTCGCCACCTGCGTGCAGATCTACTCGACGGCGTACCTGCGCGAGGACCCGCGCTACCCGTCCTACGCAGCCCTGGTCTCACTGTTCACCTCCGCCATGCTGCTCGTCGTCTACTCCGGCGACCTGATGGTGCTGCTGGTCGGCTGGGAGATCATGGGCATCTGCTCGTACTTCCTGGTCGGCCACTACTGGGAGACCGAGGCGGCCCGCTCCGCCTCCCTGAAGGCCTTCCTCGTCACCAAGCTGGGCGACGTCCCCTTCCTCATCGGCCTGTTCGCGCTCGCCACCGACGCCGGGTCCTTCCGGATCACCAAGATCCTGGGCACCGTCGCCGCGGGCGGGCTCGACCACCCGACGCTCATCGCCCTGCTCCTGCTGGCCGGAGTCGCGGGCAAGTCCGCGCAGTTCCCGCTGCACACCTGGCTTCCGGACGCCATGGCGGGCCCCACCCCGGTCTCCGCGCTGATCCACGCCGCGACGATGGTCGCCGCCGGTGTCTACTTCGTGGCCCGCCTCCTCCCCGTCTTCGCGGCCTCCCGGGCCGCGCTGGTGGTCCTGGCCGTCATGGCGGCCGTGACGATGGTCGGCTCCGCCCTCGCCGCCCTGGCCCAGGACGACATCAAGCGGGTGCTCGCCTACTCCACGATCGGCCAGCTCGGCTACATGACCGGGGCCCTGGCCGTCGGCGACCGCGCGGCCGCCGTCTTCCACCTCCTGTCCCACGGCGCCTTCAAGGCGCTCCTGTTCCTCGGCGCCGGCGTGATCATCCACGCCGCGGGGACGAACTCGCTGGCCGCCATGTCCCGCATGGACGGCCTGGCCAAGCGCATCCCCGACGCCTTCTGGACGATGACGATCGCGCTGCTCGCGCTCGCCGCCTTCCCGCCCTTCGCCGGCTTCTTCTCCAAGGAAGCCGTCCTCGTCGCAGCCGAGCACACCGCCGGCGGCCACTCGGAGTTCGCCCCGAGCGCGGCCGGCTGGGTGGTCCTCGTCGCCGGCGTGCTGACCGCCCTGCTCACCGCCGCCTACGCCACCCGGCTCTGGCTGATGGCCTTCCGCGGCCGGGGCGCTGCCGCCCCCGACCACGGCAAGGAGCCCGTCGCCATGACCGGCGTGCTGTGGCTGCTCGCCGTCCCGTCCGTGGGCTTCGGCCTGCTGGCCGGGCCCCTCTCCGACTTCTTCGACGGCCGCGAGCTCACCCCGTCGCTGACCACCTCGGTCCTCGGCACCGGCGCCGCCGCCGTCGGCGCGGTCCTCACCTACGCCCTGTGGCAGCGCGCCAAGGCCCAGGCCGCCCTGGCCCCGGCCGGCCCCGCCGGAGCGCCCGCCACCGCCGGAGCGCCCGCCACCGCCACGGTGTCCGCCTCCGCCGCGGTGTCCGCGGCCGTCGCCGCCGCCGAGTCCGCCGCGGAGAGCCCCGAAGTCGGCCAGGTCACCCACGACCACCCGGTCGTCTCCACGGCCCCCGCCGCCGACCCCGGCCGCGCGCTGCTCGGCCCGCTGCACCGGCACGCCGCCGTCGGCTTCCACCTCGACGCCGTCTACGACCGCCTGTTCGTCCGCCCCGTCCGAGCCGCCGCAGCCCTCGTACGCTTCCTCGACCGCGAGGTCGTGGACTCGTACGTCCGTGGCGCGGGTCTTGGCCCCCGGCTGCTCGGCGGCCTCGTACGCCGCGCCCAGACCGGCAACGTGCAGAGCTACCTGAGTGCCCTGCTCGCCGGCGCCGTGGTCCTGGCGATCGCCACCGCCGTCCTCGCCAACGTCAACGCCGGATCGTGA
- the nuoK gene encoding NADH-quinone oxidoreductase subunit NuoK — protein sequence MHLAYPAVLAALLFCTGLYGVLARRNAILVLMSVELMLNAVNLNLVAFDVWLRDSLHAGQALTLFTIAIAAAEIGIGLAIVLMVYRNRGTADVDRLRDTAEGHEPAGSNPAGVNPDSANPATGAAA from the coding sequence ATGCACCTCGCCTACCCCGCCGTGCTGGCGGCGCTCCTCTTCTGCACGGGCCTGTACGGAGTCCTCGCCCGCCGCAACGCCATCCTGGTCCTGATGTCCGTCGAGCTGATGCTCAACGCCGTCAACCTCAACCTGGTGGCCTTCGACGTCTGGCTGCGCGACAGCCTGCACGCCGGCCAGGCCCTCACCCTCTTCACCATCGCCATCGCCGCCGCCGAGATCGGCATCGGCCTCGCGATCGTGCTGATGGTCTACCGCAACCGGGGCACCGCGGACGTGGACCGACTGCGCGACACCGCCGAGGGCCACGAGCCGGCCGGCTCGAACCCGGCCGGCGTGAACCCGGACAGCGCGAACCCTGCGACCGGAGCCGCCGCGTGA
- a CDS encoding NADH-quinone oxidoreductase subunit J family protein: protein MITAAAQGNGFLSPTGVEIAFVLVGLATLGAAAVTVTTKQLVHAALWLVVALGGVAVEYLLLTAEFIAWVQVLIYLGSVVVLLLFGLMLTKAPIGRSPDADSGNRPVALGVALVAAAALVWVVVDAFRTTWIDLDGPAQGSTKVSGEILFRHWVLPFEALSVLLLAALIGAIVLSRKDTPESAPPAAAPPAAPATDKKGQR, encoded by the coding sequence GTGATCACCGCAGCCGCCCAAGGCAACGGCTTCCTCTCCCCGACCGGCGTCGAGATCGCCTTCGTCCTCGTCGGCCTCGCCACCCTCGGCGCGGCCGCCGTCACGGTCACCACCAAGCAGCTCGTGCACGCCGCCCTGTGGCTGGTCGTCGCGCTCGGCGGGGTCGCCGTCGAGTACCTGCTCCTGACCGCCGAGTTCATCGCCTGGGTCCAGGTGCTGATCTACCTCGGTTCCGTGGTCGTCCTCCTCCTCTTCGGGCTGATGCTCACCAAGGCCCCCATCGGCCGCTCACCGGACGCCGACTCGGGCAACCGCCCGGTCGCGCTCGGCGTCGCCCTCGTCGCGGCCGCCGCGCTCGTCTGGGTGGTCGTCGACGCCTTCCGCACCACCTGGATCGACCTCGACGGCCCCGCCCAGGGCTCCACCAAGGTCTCGGGAGAGATCCTCTTCCGGCACTGGGTGCTGCCCTTCGAGGCGCTCTCCGTCCTCCTCCTCGCGGCCCTGATCGGCGCCATCGTGCTGTCCCGCAAGGACACGCCCGAGAGCGCGCCCCCCGCCGCCGCGCCCCCCGCCGCTCCCGCCACCGACAAGAAGGGGCAGCGCTGA
- a CDS encoding NuoI/complex I 23 kDa subunit family protein produces the protein MPPIPGSGLAKGLAVTLRTMTKRSHTAQYPEVQPELPPRSRGVIGLFEENCTVCMLCARECPDWCIYIDSHKETLPAAAPGGRERSRNVLDRFAIDFSLCMYCGICIEVCPFDALFWSPEFEYAETDIHELTHERDKLREWMWTVPAPPALDPAAEEPKEIAAARKAVEKAETAAAAAAAAAAAEANPDTTAQAQAQAPAPAPAPEGDA, from the coding sequence ATGCCTCCCATCCCCGGCTCCGGCCTCGCCAAGGGCCTGGCCGTCACGCTGCGCACGATGACGAAGCGCTCGCACACCGCCCAGTACCCCGAGGTGCAGCCCGAACTCCCCCCGCGCTCGCGCGGGGTCATCGGCCTGTTCGAGGAGAACTGCACGGTCTGCATGCTGTGCGCACGCGAGTGCCCCGACTGGTGCATCTACATCGACTCCCACAAGGAGACGCTGCCGGCCGCCGCCCCCGGTGGCCGTGAGCGCAGCCGCAACGTCCTCGACCGCTTCGCCATCGACTTCTCCCTCTGCATGTACTGCGGCATCTGCATCGAGGTGTGCCCCTTCGACGCGCTGTTCTGGTCGCCGGAGTTCGAGTACGCCGAGACCGACATCCACGAACTGACCCACGAGCGCGACAAGCTGCGCGAGTGGATGTGGACCGTCCCGGCCCCGCCCGCCCTGGACCCGGCCGCCGAGGAGCCCAAGGAGATCGCGGCAGCCCGCAAGGCCGTGGAGAAGGCGGAGACCGCCGCCGCGGCAGCCGCCGCTGCCGCAGCCGCCGAGGCGAACCCCGACACCACGGCCCAGGCCCAGGCCCAGGCCCCGGCCCCGGCCCCGGCCCCGGAAGGAGACGCGTGA
- a CDS encoding complex I subunit 1/NuoH family protein encodes MNDVLDVALRLIVVFAVFLVLPLVVGQAEHKVMAHMQGRLGPMYAGGFHGWAQLVADGVKFAQKEDIVPANADRRVFQIAPAVALLPYLLVLLAIPIGPGEGAVGQVIDAGLFFALAVMGIGVLGSLMAGWASANKFSLLGGLRTAAQLLAYELPMLLAAASVAMAAGTVSLPGIVGAFEWWWLPWQIVGGLVFFTAGLAELQRPPFDMPVADSEIIFGAYTEYTGLRFALFLLAEYAGIVVLCALTTVLFLGGWHGPFGGDDFGWVWTLLKIAALSFVVIWLRVSYPRLREDQLQKLAWTVLIPLALAQIALTGIVKVAIQ; translated from the coding sequence GTGAACGACGTCCTCGACGTCGCCCTGCGGCTGATCGTCGTCTTCGCCGTCTTCCTCGTGCTCCCGCTCGTCGTCGGGCAGGCCGAGCACAAGGTGATGGCCCACATGCAGGGCCGCCTCGGCCCCATGTACGCCGGCGGCTTCCACGGCTGGGCCCAGCTCGTCGCCGACGGAGTCAAGTTCGCGCAGAAGGAAGACATCGTCCCGGCCAACGCCGACCGCCGCGTCTTCCAGATCGCCCCCGCCGTCGCGCTCCTCCCGTACCTCCTGGTCCTCCTCGCCATCCCGATCGGCCCCGGCGAGGGCGCCGTCGGCCAGGTCATCGACGCCGGGCTGTTCTTCGCGCTCGCCGTCATGGGCATCGGCGTGCTCGGCTCGCTCATGGCCGGCTGGGCCTCCGCGAACAAGTTCTCCCTCCTCGGAGGCCTCCGCACCGCCGCCCAGCTGCTCGCCTACGAGCTCCCCATGCTGCTCGCGGCGGCCTCGGTCGCCATGGCCGCCGGAACGGTGTCGCTCCCCGGCATCGTCGGCGCCTTCGAGTGGTGGTGGCTGCCCTGGCAGATCGTCGGCGGGCTCGTCTTCTTCACCGCCGGCCTCGCCGAACTCCAGCGGCCCCCCTTCGACATGCCCGTCGCCGACTCCGAGATCATCTTCGGCGCGTACACCGAGTACACCGGCCTGCGCTTCGCGCTGTTCCTGCTCGCCGAGTACGCCGGCATCGTCGTCCTGTGCGCCCTCACCACCGTCCTCTTCCTGGGCGGCTGGCACGGCCCCTTCGGCGGCGACGACTTCGGCTGGGTCTGGACCCTGCTCAAGATCGCCGCGCTCTCCTTCGTGGTGATCTGGCTCCGCGTGAGCTACCCCCGGCTGCGCGAGGACCAGCTCCAGAAGCTCGCCTGGACCGTACTCATCCCGCTCGCGCTCGCCCAGATCGCGCTCACCGGCATCGTGAAGGTGGCGATCCAGTAA
- a CDS encoding NADH-quinone oxidoreductase subunit C has translation MNLYDSLPDAAGTVFGEEAVGSFAYSVLTVDVPTASWIPALEIARDKLGCTYFDWLSAVDEPGTGFRICAHVVSLENHRVRRLLLRTTVPHSAPSLPSAVSVYAGAEWHERETWEMFGVAFTDHPNLVPLLLPENFEGHPLRKDFVLAARVAKAWPGAKEPGEAHDPDAPKRRQMLPPGVPDPNDWGPMKGQLPPAPTRPARTPRAAAGAPGDRPARTPRAAGDRPARTPREATPPASEAPAPPSDASPARPVRRTRSVADGSASQSEALSTGATPPPAATTPAQPEPPTALPEASATSAEASPARPARRSRSVADGSASQSEALAAGSTPASAEATPARPVATPADAAATPAEASPAPARPVRRTRSVADGSASQAAAPAEAEAAPTAEPQAPARPVRGSADAPWHNPKPAFDTPTATPAAPATPAEPADQAAPATPAAPAEPATPAAPATPAAPAEPATPAAPATPAAPAEPATPAAPATPAAPAESSTPAEPATPAAPATPAAPATPAAPATPAESSTPAEPAAPAEPSTPAAPATPEAPATSAAPADPTSPATPATPAAPATPAAAPPGSAGAGQEPDSESESAPKADPADPTPNDPTGGAA, from the coding sequence GTGAACCTCTACGACTCCCTCCCCGACGCGGCGGGAACGGTCTTCGGCGAGGAAGCCGTCGGCTCCTTCGCGTACTCCGTCCTCACGGTCGACGTCCCCACTGCGAGCTGGATCCCCGCCCTGGAGATCGCCCGCGACAAGCTGGGCTGCACCTACTTCGACTGGCTGAGCGCGGTCGACGAGCCGGGCACGGGCTTCCGCATCTGCGCGCACGTGGTCTCCCTGGAGAACCACCGCGTACGCCGCCTCCTGCTGCGGACCACCGTCCCGCACTCGGCGCCCTCCCTGCCCTCGGCCGTCTCCGTCTACGCCGGCGCCGAATGGCATGAGCGCGAGACCTGGGAGATGTTCGGGGTCGCGTTCACGGACCACCCGAACCTCGTCCCGCTCCTCCTCCCCGAGAACTTCGAGGGCCACCCGCTGCGCAAGGACTTCGTCCTCGCGGCGCGGGTCGCCAAGGCCTGGCCGGGCGCGAAGGAGCCGGGCGAGGCACACGACCCCGACGCCCCGAAGCGCCGCCAGATGCTCCCGCCGGGCGTACCCGACCCCAACGACTGGGGCCCGATGAAGGGCCAGCTCCCCCCGGCCCCCACCCGCCCCGCCCGCACCCCCCGCGCGGCGGCGGGCGCCCCCGGCGACCGCCCGGCCCGCACCCCGCGCGCAGCGGGCGACCGCCCGGCCCGCACCCCCCGCGAAGCCACCCCGCCCGCGTCCGAAGCCCCGGCACCCCCGTCCGATGCGTCCCCGGCCCGTCCGGTCCGCCGTACCCGCTCGGTAGCGGACGGCTCGGCGAGCCAGTCGGAGGCCCTGTCCACGGGAGCAACCCCGCCCCCGGCGGCAACCACCCCCGCCCAGCCGGAGCCCCCGACGGCCCTGCCCGAAGCCTCGGCAACTTCGGCGGAAGCGTCCCCGGCCCGCCCGGCGCGCCGCTCCCGCTCGGTGGCGGACGGCTCCGCGAGCCAGTCGGAGGCCTTGGCCGCAGGATCGACCCCGGCTTCGGCAGAAGCCACCCCCGCCCGGCCGGTGGCGACGCCGGCCGACGCCGCGGCAACGCCGGCGGAAGCGAGCCCGGCCCCGGCCCGTCCGGTCCGCCGTACCCGCTCGGTGGCGGACGGCTCCGCGAGCCAGGCAGCAGCCCCGGCCGAAGCCGAGGCCGCGCCCACGGCGGAACCACAGGCCCCCGCCCGCCCGGTACGCGGCAGCGCGGACGCCCCCTGGCACAACCCGAAGCCCGCCTTCGACACCCCTACGGCCACTCCGGCCGCTCCGGCCACCCCCGCCGAACCGGCGGACCAGGCCGCTCCGGCCACCCCGGCTGCTCCGGCCGAACCGGCCACCCCGGCTGCTCCGGCCACCCCGGCTGCTCCGGCCGAACCGGCCACCCCGGCTGCTCCGGCCACCCCGGCTGCTCCGGCCGAACCGGCCACCCCGGCTGCTCCGGCCACCCCGGCTGCTCCGGCCGAATCGTCGACCCCGGCCGAACCGGCGACCCCGGCGGCTCCAGCGACCCCGGCGGCTCCGGCCACCCCGGCGGCTCCGGCCACCCCGGCCGAATCGTCGACCCCGGCCGAACCGGCAGCCCCGGCCGAACCGTCGACCCCGGCTGCTCCGGCCACCCCGGAAGCTCCGGCCACGTCGGCGGCTCCGGCCGACCCGACTAGCCCAGCAACTCCGGCCACCCCTGCGGCTCCCGCCACCCCGGCCGCCGCCCCGCCGGGCTCCGCCGGGGCCGGGCAGGAGCCCGATTCCGAGTCCGAGTCCGCCCCCAAGGCGGACCCCGCGGACCCCACCCCCAACGACCCCACCGGAGGCGCCGCGTGA
- a CDS encoding NADH-quinone oxidoreductase subunit B, with product MAVTPAGTPAVPSEPQLLPEPKRLGVLSRLAPEPMKVVLNWGRRYSLWVFNFGLACCAIEFIAASMARHDFIRLGVIPFAPGPRQADLMIVSGTVTDKMAPAVKRLYEQMPEPKYVISFGACSNCGGPYWDSYSVTKGVDQIIPVDVYVPGCPPRPEALLQGILKLQEKIARESLAERYANTPAPSPAQLTSGLVTPPPAPGTDA from the coding sequence ATGGCTGTGACCCCGGCCGGTACCCCGGCCGTGCCGTCGGAGCCGCAGCTGCTCCCGGAGCCGAAGCGGCTGGGCGTCCTGTCCCGCCTCGCGCCCGAGCCCATGAAGGTGGTCCTCAACTGGGGCCGCCGCTACAGCCTGTGGGTCTTCAACTTCGGCCTCGCCTGCTGCGCGATCGAGTTCATCGCGGCGTCGATGGCCCGGCACGACTTCATCCGGCTCGGCGTCATCCCCTTCGCGCCCGGCCCGCGCCAGGCGGACCTCATGATCGTCTCCGGCACGGTGACGGACAAGATGGCCCCGGCCGTCAAGCGGCTGTACGAGCAGATGCCCGAGCCCAAGTACGTGATCTCCTTCGGCGCCTGCTCCAACTGCGGCGGCCCGTACTGGGACTCGTACTCGGTGACCAAGGGCGTCGACCAGATCATCCCGGTCGACGTCTACGTCCCCGGCTGCCCGCCCCGCCCCGAGGCGCTGCTCCAGGGCATCCTCAAGCTCCAGGAGAAGATCGCCCGCGAATCGCTGGCGGAGCGCTACGCGAACACCCCCGCGCCGTCCCCGGCCCAGCTCACGAGCGGCCTGGTAACTCCTCCCCCCGCTCCCGGGACGGACGCGTGA
- a CDS encoding NADH-quinone oxidoreductase subunit A, with product MPEPTVSTVSVLAADYFRTYSVVGLLAALGVLFVAVAFGANRLLSPSVPTREKLLTYECGVDPVGEGWAHTQVRYYVYAFLYVIFAVDSIFLFPWATVFAAAGYGATTLVEMFVFLGFLAVGLLYAYKKGVLEWL from the coding sequence GTGCCCGAACCAACGGTATCGACCGTATCCGTGCTCGCCGCGGACTACTTCCGGACGTATTCGGTCGTCGGCCTCCTGGCCGCGCTCGGCGTGCTCTTCGTGGCGGTGGCGTTCGGCGCCAACCGTCTGCTGAGCCCGTCCGTCCCGACCCGCGAGAAGCTGCTGACCTACGAGTGCGGCGTGGACCCGGTCGGCGAGGGCTGGGCGCACACCCAGGTCCGCTACTACGTCTACGCCTTCCTCTACGTCATCTTCGCCGTCGACTCGATCTTCCTCTTCCCCTGGGCGACGGTGTTCGCCGCCGCCGGTTACGGCGCCACGACGCTGGTGGAGATGTTCGTCTTCCTCGGCTTCCTGGCCGTCGGCCTGCTCTACGCGTACAAGAAGGGCGTCCTCGAATGGCTGTGA
- a CDS encoding sensor histidine kinase produces the protein MTASKHTPDDGAPPPVRAPFDAVTWKEIAYLLSNLPAALIGFVFTVVMVATAGGLSVTAIGLPLLACGLFLSRQLGRLERARARDLLGVRVDEPTPMPGPGRSGGFFPWLWASLKDPVAWRTVLFELIRLPWAIATFTVALTGLFVLWPVLPWVVRGLANVDRAMVRGLLSPSDELERRIAELESDRGVVVDTAAADLRRIERDLHDGAQARLVALAMGLGLAKEKLLEDPEGAAAMVDEAHGEVKIALQELRDLARGIHPAVLTDRGLDAALSSVASRCLVPVKVAVDLPARPAEAIEGIAYFVVSELLQNVSKHAGPGARCAEVEVWRTGGSADGRLLIRVSDDGQGGANALAGSGLAGLGERLDAVDGVLVVESPEGAGTVVTAELPWRERVAR, from the coding sequence ATGACCGCGAGCAAGCACACCCCCGACGACGGCGCTCCTCCTCCCGTCCGCGCACCCTTCGATGCCGTGACGTGGAAGGAAATCGCCTATCTGCTGAGCAATTTGCCCGCCGCCCTCATCGGTTTCGTCTTCACGGTGGTGATGGTGGCGACCGCGGGCGGTCTGTCGGTGACCGCGATCGGTCTTCCGCTGCTCGCATGTGGTCTGTTCTTGTCTCGCCAATTGGGACGCCTGGAACGGGCGCGGGCGCGCGACCTCTTGGGCGTACGGGTCGACGAGCCGACGCCGATGCCCGGGCCGGGCCGCTCCGGGGGGTTCTTCCCCTGGCTGTGGGCGAGCCTGAAGGACCCGGTGGCGTGGCGGACCGTGCTGTTCGAGCTGATCCGGCTGCCGTGGGCGATTGCCACCTTCACGGTGGCGCTGACCGGGCTGTTCGTGCTGTGGCCGGTGCTGCCGTGGGTGGTGCGCGGGCTCGCGAACGTGGACCGCGCGATGGTACGGGGCCTGCTGTCCCCCTCCGACGAGCTGGAGCGGCGCATCGCCGAGCTGGAATCCGACCGCGGTGTCGTGGTCGACACGGCGGCGGCGGACCTGCGGCGCATCGAGCGCGACCTGCACGACGGGGCGCAGGCCCGGCTGGTGGCACTGGCGATGGGGCTGGGCCTGGCGAAGGAGAAGCTGCTGGAGGACCCCGAGGGGGCGGCGGCGATGGTGGACGAGGCGCACGGGGAAGTGAAGATCGCCCTCCAGGAACTGCGGGACCTCGCGCGCGGGATCCATCCGGCGGTGCTGACCGACCGGGGGCTGGACGCGGCGCTGTCCTCGGTGGCCTCGCGGTGCCTGGTCCCCGTGAAGGTGGCGGTGGATCTGCCGGCGCGGCCGGCGGAGGCGATCGAGGGGATCGCGTACTTCGTGGTCTCGGAGCTGCTGCAGAACGTGAGCAAGCACGCGGGGCCGGGGGCGCGGTGCGCGGAGGTCGAGGTCTGGCGGACGGGTGGCTCCGCCGACGGGCGGCTGCTGATCCGGGTGTCGGACGACGGGCAGGGCGGCGCGAATGCCCTGGCCGGGTCGGGGCTGGCGGGGCTGGGTGAGCGGCTCGACGCGGTCGATGGCGTGCTGGTCGTCGAGTCGCCCGAGGGCGCGGGGACCGTGGTCACGGCGGAGCTGCCGTGGCGGGAGCGGGTGGCCCGGTAG
- a CDS encoding sensor histidine kinase, producing MGSGAGSGIGRVVRAPFEGRTWREFGYLMLGLPLSTLYFSLAITGVSLGAGLLVTFLGVPVLAGVLAMCRGFGRVERARVRGMLRHDIAEPAPIRAKKSGAIARMGALLKSGSAWRHVLYSVVHFPWAVFAFCVALTFWVYGWAMLLYPLWFWVFPAFTDQPGLQVFQNDDYSLYLDSPLAIAATCATGLALTLATPWVVRALTTVDRVLVCGLLGPSRLDHRVSELESDRGVVVDTAAADLRRIERDLHDGAQARLVALAMDLGMAKEKLTQDPQAAARMVDEAHGEVKIALQELRDLARGIHPAVLTDRGLDAALSSVASRCAVPVRVAVELPSRPAAAIEGIAYFTVSELLQNVSKHARARTAGVDVWKSGERLLIQVADDGVGGAGAVAGSGLAGLAERLDAVDGLLVVDSPAGGGTTVTAELPWRAV from the coding sequence ATGGGTAGCGGCGCAGGCAGCGGTATCGGCAGGGTGGTGCGGGCTCCCTTCGAGGGGCGGACCTGGCGGGAGTTCGGGTATCTGATGCTCGGGCTGCCGCTCAGCACCCTGTACTTCTCGCTCGCCATCACCGGCGTCAGCCTCGGCGCCGGACTGCTCGTCACCTTCCTCGGAGTCCCGGTGCTGGCGGGTGTACTGGCCATGTGCCGCGGGTTCGGGCGCGTGGAGCGGGCCCGGGTGCGCGGGATGCTCCGTCACGACATCGCCGAGCCCGCGCCGATCCGGGCGAAGAAGAGCGGGGCGATCGCCCGGATGGGGGCACTGCTCAAGAGCGGGAGCGCCTGGCGGCACGTGCTGTACTCGGTCGTCCACTTTCCGTGGGCGGTGTTCGCCTTCTGCGTGGCCCTGACGTTCTGGGTTTATGGGTGGGCCATGCTGCTCTACCCGCTCTGGTTCTGGGTGTTCCCCGCCTTTACCGACCAGCCGGGGCTGCAGGTCTTCCAGAACGACGACTACTCCCTCTACCTGGACTCCCCCCTCGCGATCGCGGCGACCTGCGCGACCGGGCTCGCCCTCACGCTCGCCACCCCCTGGGTGGTCCGCGCCCTGACCACCGTGGACCGGGTCCTCGTCTGCGGGCTGCTCGGGCCCTCGCGGCTCGACCACCGGGTCAGCGAACTGGAGTCCGACCGGGGTGTCGTGGTCGACACCGCCGCGGCCGATCTGCGGCGCATCGAGCGCGACCTGCACGACGGGGCGCAGGCCCGGCTGGTGGCGCTGGCCATGGATCTGGGCATGGCGAAGGAGAAGCTGACGCAGGACCCGCAGGCCGCCGCCCGCATGGTGGACGAGGCGCACGGGGAAGTGAAGATCGCCCTACAGGAGCTGCGGGACCTGGCCCGCGGGATCCACCCGGCCGTGCTGACCGACCGCGGGCTGGACGCGGCCCTGTCCTCGGTGGCCTCCCGGTGCGCGGTGCCGGTACGGGTGGCCGTGGAGCTGCCCTCGCGGCCGGCAGCGGCGATCGAGGGGATCGCGTACTTCACGGTGTCGGAGCTGCTGCAGAACGTGAGCAAGCACGCGAGGGCCCGTACGGCCGGGGTGGACGTGTGGAAGTCCGGCGAGCGGCTGCTGATCCAGGTCGCCGACGACGGTGTCGGCGGGGCCGGCGCCGTGGCCGGTTCGGGGCTGGCGGGGCTGGCCGAGCGGCTCGACGCCGTGGACGGGCTGCTCGTCGTGGACTCCCCCGCCGGCGGCGGCACGACCGTCACCGCCGAACTCCCCTGGCGGGCCGTCTGA
- a CDS encoding response regulator transcription factor, translating to MRVVIAEDSVLLREGLTRLLTDRGHDVVAGVGDAEALIKTVAELAAENALPDVVVADVRMPPTHTDEGVRAAVRLRRDHPGIGVLVLSQYVEEQYATELLAGSSTGVGYLLKDRVADVREFLDAVVRVARGGTALDPEVVAQLLGRSRKQDVLAGLTPREREVLGLMAEGRTNSAVAKQLVVSDGAVEKHVSNIFMKLGLSPSDGDHRRVLAVLTYLRS from the coding sequence GTGCGGGTGGTCATCGCCGAGGATTCAGTGCTGCTGCGTGAGGGCCTGACCCGGTTGCTGACCGACCGGGGGCATGACGTCGTCGCAGGCGTCGGGGACGCGGAAGCCCTGATCAAGACGGTGGCGGAGCTGGCGGCCGAGAACGCGCTGCCGGACGTGGTGGTGGCCGATGTGCGGATGCCGCCGACGCACACCGACGAGGGTGTGCGGGCGGCCGTGCGGCTGCGGCGCGATCACCCCGGCATAGGTGTGCTGGTGCTGTCGCAGTACGTGGAGGAGCAGTACGCCACCGAGCTGCTGGCCGGGTCCAGTACCGGGGTGGGGTACCTGCTGAAGGACCGGGTGGCCGATGTGCGCGAGTTCCTCGACGCCGTCGTCCGCGTGGCCCGGGGCGGTACCGCCCTGGACCCGGAGGTCGTGGCGCAGCTGCTCGGCCGCAGCCGCAAGCAGGACGTGCTGGCGGGGCTGACCCCGCGCGAGCGCGAGGTGCTCGGGCTGATGGCCGAGGGGCGGACCAATTCCGCGGTGGCCAAGCAGCTGGTGGTGAGCGACGGCGCGGTGGAGAAGCACGTCAGCAACATCTTCATGAAGCTGGGCCTGTCACCCAGTGACGGGGATCACCGGCGCGTGCTGGCCGTTCTCACCTACCTAAGATCTTGA